A window from Sinorhizobium fredii encodes these proteins:
- a CDS encoding aldo/keto reductase, protein MHDPIPTTTFPDGRKVPVLGQGTWRMGENRTTAADEIRSLQIGLDLGMTLIDTAEMYGNGGSERIVGEAVRGRRDEAFIVSKVLPSNASRSGTIAACERSLRHLGTDRVDLYLLHWRGGYPLAETLAAFEELKRDGKIVAWGVSNFDVDDMEELISVPGGGSVAANQVLYNLGRRGIEYDLLPWCRDRSVPIMAYSPLDEGRLLHDADLVHIAKAHQATPAQVALAFLKTRAGVISIPKTGSAERARENRDAMDIHLTAENLAELDRIFPPPRRKMRLEVI, encoded by the coding sequence ATGCACGATCCTATCCCGACCACCACGTTCCCGGATGGGCGCAAGGTTCCGGTCCTCGGTCAGGGAACCTGGCGGATGGGCGAGAACCGCACCACGGCTGCCGACGAAATCCGCAGCCTCCAGATTGGGCTTGATCTCGGCATGACGCTTATCGACACGGCCGAAATGTACGGGAACGGCGGCTCCGAGCGGATTGTGGGCGAGGCGGTCCGCGGCCGTCGCGACGAAGCCTTCATCGTCAGCAAGGTGCTGCCCTCCAATGCCAGCCGCTCGGGCACCATTGCCGCCTGCGAGCGTAGCCTCCGCCATCTCGGCACCGACCGCGTCGATCTCTATCTGCTGCATTGGCGCGGCGGCTATCCGCTCGCCGAAACCCTCGCCGCTTTCGAGGAGTTGAAGCGGGACGGCAAGATCGTCGCCTGGGGCGTTTCGAACTTCGATGTCGACGACATGGAGGAATTGATATCGGTCCCGGGCGGCGGCAGCGTCGCGGCAAACCAGGTGCTCTATAACCTTGGCCGCCGCGGCATCGAATACGACCTCCTGCCCTGGTGCCGCGACCGCAGCGTGCCGATCATGGCCTATTCGCCGCTCGACGAAGGGCGCCTGCTCCACGATGCGGACCTCGTTCATATCGCCAAGGCGCACCAGGCGACCCCCGCTCAGGTCGCTCTCGCCTTCCTAAAGACCCGCGCCGGCGTGATCTCCATACCGAAGACCGGCTCTGCCGAGCGCGCCCGCGAAAACCGCGACGCCATGGATATTCACCTGACGGCGGAAAACCTCGCCGAACTCGATCGCATCTTCCCGCCGCCAAGACGGAAGATGCGGCTGGAGGTGATTTGA
- the ilvN gene encoding acetolactate synthase small subunit, whose translation MSAHLQPTGSAYFIAKETELAETHTLSVLVDNEPGVLARVIGLFSGRGYNIESLTVSETEHEAHLSRITIVTRGTPHVLEQIKNQLERLVPVHRVVDLTVRAAGLGHDRPVERELALVKVHGSGEHRVEALRLADAFRASVIDANIDHFVFEITGKPSKIEQFIAIMKPLGLIEVCRTGIAAMNRGPQGM comes from the coding sequence ATGAGCGCACATCTTCAACCGACGGGCTCCGCCTATTTCATCGCCAAGGAGACGGAGCTTGCGGAGACGCACACGCTCTCCGTCCTCGTCGACAACGAGCCGGGCGTGCTGGCCCGCGTCATCGGCCTCTTTTCCGGCCGCGGCTACAACATCGAAAGCCTGACGGTCTCCGAGACCGAGCACGAGGCGCATCTGTCGCGCATCACCATCGTCACGCGCGGCACGCCGCACGTGCTGGAGCAGATCAAGAACCAGCTCGAGCGGCTCGTGCCGGTGCACCGCGTCGTCGACCTCACCGTGCGCGCCGCAGGGCTTGGCCACGACCGGCCGGTCGAGCGCGAGCTGGCGCTCGTCAAGGTGCACGGTTCGGGCGAGCACCGGGTGGAGGCGCTGAGACTTGCCGATGCCTTCCGCGCTTCGGTCATCGACGCCAATATCGATCACTTCGTCTTCGAGATCACCGGCAAGCCTTCGAAGATCGAGCAATTCATCGCAATCATGAAGCCGCTCGGTCTGATCGAGGTCTGCCGCACGGGCATTGCCGCAATGAACCGCGGCCCGCAGGGGATGTGA
- a CDS encoding LysE family translocator has product MQADTLLALFLFAFTTSITPGPNNMMLFASGVNFGFARTIPHMLGIGSGFFLLLIAVGLGLGALLHSVPLLYTGLKFAGGAYLVWIAWKIGSSRSLGEGKSGAAPLTFLQAAAFQWVNPKAWVMAVSAMATYTSGERYLASVLVVGLVFALVNVPSVSTWAGFGSALRQWLSEPARLKWFNITMAVLLVVSLWPMLK; this is encoded by the coding sequence ATGCAAGCCGATACGCTTCTGGCGTTGTTCCTGTTCGCCTTCACGACATCGATCACGCCCGGCCCGAACAATATGATGCTGTTTGCCTCGGGCGTGAATTTCGGCTTCGCCCGTACGATCCCGCATATGCTCGGGATCGGTAGCGGCTTCTTCCTGCTGTTGATTGCGGTTGGCCTGGGCCTTGGCGCGCTGCTTCACTCCGTGCCGCTTCTCTACACCGGGCTGAAGTTCGCCGGTGGCGCCTATCTCGTCTGGATTGCATGGAAGATCGGATCCTCGCGCTCGCTTGGCGAGGGCAAGTCAGGGGCTGCGCCTTTGACTTTTCTCCAGGCTGCCGCCTTTCAATGGGTCAATCCGAAAGCCTGGGTGATGGCTGTCTCGGCCATGGCCACTTATACCAGTGGCGAACGCTATCTCGCGAGCGTGCTCGTCGTCGGCCTCGTCTTCGCGCTCGTTAACGTGCCGAGCGTCTCGACCTGGGCAGGCTTCGGCTCGGCGCTGAGGCAATGGCTCTCCGAGCCGGCGCGGCTCAAATGGTTCAACATCACCATGGCCGTGCTGCTCGTCGTCAGCCTCTGGCC